GTCGGTTTTTTGCACGAACTGATTGCTGGCCAGTACAAAGCAACGGCCTTCTAGCGCAATGTGCTGCATAGTTGTCTGCCACGAATCACGGGCATCGGCCGTTGGCGCCAGGTATAACTCGACGCCCTGCTGATAAAGAGCCGTTCGGGCCAGGGGCATGTAGTTTTCCCAACAGATTAACCCACCAAACTTACCGATCTCGCTATCAAAACTAACCAATGTGCTGCCATCGCTTTCGCCCCAGATGTATCGTTCGAGGCCAGTGGGTTTCAGTTTACGGTGTTTCCCCAACAAACGCCCATCATTCCCAAAATAAAGCAACGTGCAATACAGGGTGCCTCCTACTGGCTCTTTTTCCGTCACGCCCAGGGCAACTGTCACATTGGCTTTTTTGATGGCTTCGCTGATTCGTTGCGTATGAGCCGACGCGACCTCCAGACTATTGACCCAGTAATCCAGCCATACAGCACGGCCTTTGTCAGTCCGGCGACCAACGATGGCGTCAAACGTCAGGCCACGGGGGTAGCAGGGAATGAACGATTCTGGAAATAAGATGAACTGACAACCTGCTTCTGCTGCTTTACCAATCCAGGCGATTACCAGATCAACACTTCTTTCCAGATCGAACAACGCAGGGGTCGCCTGCACCACACCGACACGTATATTTTTGAAGGTCATAATCAGGAAGGAAAAAGCTTTTTATGAATCAGCTATCGTTTCTTTCGAGCTATAAATTCTTCTCGACAAAATCCGTCATCATCTGGTAGAGGTGCAAGCGGGTGTTACCTCCATAAATGCCGTGGTTCCGGTTCGGATAGTAAAACGACTGGAATTACTTTCCGGCTGCAATCAGGGCATTTTCGAAAGCCACCGAATTCTGAAAATGAACATTATCGTCGCCTGTTCCATGTACCAGCAAATAAGGGCCACGGAGCTTACTGGCGTGTGTTACCGGCGAATTGTCGTCATAACCTGCTGCATTCTCCTGTGGCCGTTTCAGATAACGTTCGGTATAAATTGTGTCGTAGAATCGCCAGTTGGTAACGGGAGCGACGGAGATTCCGGCTTTGAACACATCGGCACCTAACGTCATACAGAGAGCCGTCATGTACCCCCCATAGCTCCACCCCCAAATGCCAACGCGGCTCTGATCAACATAAGGCAGGGTTTTCAACTGACGGGCTACGGCGATCTGGTCTTCGGTTTCGAGCTTGCCCAACTGTGCGTACGTGACGGTGCGAAATGCCGTTCCGCGTGCACCTGTTCCCCGCCCATCGACCGATACAACGATGTAGCCTTTCTGAGCCAGGGTTTGATACCAGAAGAAATCGCGGCTTTCCCAATCGTTCTTTACCGTCTGCGAACCTGGCCCTCCATACACAAACATCAAGACCGGATATTTTTTAGAACCCGTACTGTCGAACGTTGCGGGACGAATCATCCAGCCATTGAGTGCGGTACCATCGGCTGCTTTGCTTTGAAAAAACTGTTTAGGAGCGATAGCATAGGTCGCCAGCCGACTTTTCAAGCCCTCATTGGCTTCCACTACGCGAAGGTCATTGGTCGATTTCGTATCGCGAAGACTGACCCGCACCGGCGAATCGGCTGCTGTATGATATAACAGATAATAGGAAAAGTCAGGGCTGAACGTAGCCTTATACGTACCCGCCAGCGTAGTTAGCTGCTGCTTGCGCTGCCCATCAATCCCGATTTTATATACATGCCGTTCGAGTGGCGATTGCTCGGTGCTTACATAATAAATCGTCCCCATCTTTTCATCGATCCCTGCCACCGTAATGATTTCAAAGTTGCCGCTGGTGATCGGACGAATGAGCTTCCCGCTAAGGTCATACAGATACAGATGTTTATAGCCGCTGCGTTCGCTGGTCCATAGGAACGACTTACCATCACTCAGGTAAGTCAGATCGTCGGTAAACTCCAGATCAACATAGGTTGGGCTTGTTTCGGTCAACACCACTGTCGATTGGCCCGTTGTAGCGTTTACATGCAGTAGATCGAGTCGATTCTGCAATCGATTCATCCGCCGGATCGAGAGCAGGTTAGCCTGCTTTGTCCATTGAATACGCGGCAGGTATATATCCTTATCGGCCAGGCCCGCTTCTGTTTGCGCCATCACCTTTTTGCCTGACACCACATCAGCTATCCAGACCGATACCTTTGAATTAGCTTCTCCTGCTTTTGGGTATTTGAAACGATATTCGACTGGATATAAGCCTCCCCAAAGCTGCATATCATATTCGGGAACGCGGCTTTCATCGAACCGGATCCAGGCCAGTCGTCGGCTATCGGGCGACCATTCGAACGCACGTGCCATGCTGAATTCCTCTTCATAAACCCAATCCGCTCCCCCATTAATAATAGCGTTTCGCTTCCCATCGGTTGTCAGTCGGGTTTCCTTACCTGTCGCCAGTTCAACCGCAAACAGGTTGTTGTCCCGCACAAACGCCACCCGTTTTCCATCGGGTGAAAAAGTAGCATATTGCTGTTTCCCACCCTTGCTAAGTGGTTTCAAGGACTTGGTGGCGAGTTCGTAGACATAAAATGTGGCCTTACTGGACCGACGGTATATCGGTTCTTCGTTGGTAGTCAGAAGCAGTTTTCGTTCGTCAGCCGACAACTGGTAATCACTCATAGTGATCGGCTTACCGGCCACCGTCGCTTGCCGTCCATCCAGCAATGTCTCGATGGGTAGCCCTGTCGTAATGGCAAATTTGACCACCTTATTACCATCCAGAGTCGTATAAAAGCCCCCGGCTTTCATCCAGTTTACAGCATCGACGGTTCGCTGGTTGAACACACCGGCATTGCGGCCCCAGATGTCATCGAGCGTCACCGGCTTTTTTGTCTGGCCGTAAGCTGTTATGGATAGAATAAAAAGATAGGCTGGAACCAGCAGATTTCTCATTAGTTTAGGTTTGTCTAAGCAAATAAACACAGAGCCACAGAGAACACAATGCACCTCCGTAGTAGGTTTTGTGTTCTTTGCGGCTCTGTGCTGGCAATACAGCTATAACGTGGCTACTTAACGGTTTCGGCCGGAACATTCCCGCCTGGCAATAACCCTTTACGCTTCAGCAGCGCTTCGGTAAATCGCAGGT
This window of the Spirosoma aerolatum genome carries:
- a CDS encoding carbon-nitrogen hydrolase family protein, whose product is MTFKNIRVGVVQATPALFDLERSVDLVIAWIGKAAEAGCQFILFPESFIPCYPRGLTFDAIVGRRTDKGRAVWLDYWVNSLEVASAHTQRISEAIKKANVTVALGVTEKEPVGGTLYCTLLYFGNDGRLLGKHRKLKPTGLERYIWGESDGSTLVSFDSEIGKFGGLICWENYMPLARTALYQQGVELYLAPTADARDSWQTTMQHIALEGRCFVLASNQFVQKTDYPERYQADLADEPAIMCSGGSVILSPMGEVLAGPLWNQEGLLTADLDFSILAKSKLDFDCVGHYSRSDVFTLTVANQPPIQKV